The sequence CACCGAGACGATGAGAGGCTATTTCTCGCCTCTGGTGAAGGACGACTACAAGAAGGGGTACGAGGTGGGCCGTGCGGCTGACTCGCCGTTCGAGTTCACGGTGACCATCACCGCGGATGACATCGACCAGATGGTCCGCGACTCCAGCCACATGTCCAGGCTGGAAGGCACCGTCGTCGCTCCGGCCCTCTCAGCCACGCCGCTCACCGTGCGCGAGGGTTGGTTCTCCCTGTTCGCCAGAGACCCGGACAGGGCCCTGACGCGCAAGATGAACTACGGCATGCCGATGACCACCTCGGACGGCAAAGCCTTCTACATGGAAGGCTTCAAGACGATTCACGACGACCTGGGCCCGGACCTCTGGTCCGACACCACCACCCTGTACATCACCCTTCACGAGGGAAGGGATGCCAACGGGCCGGTCCTCGGGAAGGGCATCGTCAAAATCGAGGTGGCGGACTTCAAGAAGCAGCTCGCGTCGATGGAGGCGGTGAACGCGAAGAGCCCGGCTGAAGCCCTGCGGGCCGTGGCGAAGCTCGGTGAGTTCTTCACCGGAGTGCTGAGCGAAATCTACGGAGGCATCTTCGCCCAATCGAGCATCTTCAATCCCTCCGCCCCACCCCGCCCGCAGCGCAAGCCGCGCCTCGGCGAGCCGGACGTGCACTTCGTGAACACCCGCGACGGCGTGCGCCTGAGGCTGACCCGCTATGAGGGAGGCAGGAAGGGGCCCGTCATGCTCTCCCCCGGCTTCGGGACTTCCTCGCTCGCGTGGACCATCGACACCACGGAGCAGAACCTCCCCGAGTTCCTCTACGAGCGCGGCTACGACGTCTGGACGTTCGACTACCGCGCCAGCCCGGCGCTGCCCTCGGCGAGCACCCAGTTCAGCCTCGATGACATCGCCCTGTATGACTATCCCGCGGCCGTGGACACGGTCCGCTCGGTGAGCGGCGCCGACGACGTGCAGATGGTCGCCCACTGCGTCGGCTCGCTCACCCTGCTGATGTCGATGACGGCCGGGCTCGAGGGCATCCGCTCGGTCGTCTCGTCACAGCTCACGCTGCATCCCGTCGGGCCGACGCTGAACGAAATCAAGGCGGGGCTGTACCTCGCGAGCTTCCTGTCGACCCTGGGCGTGGACACCCTGAACACCGACTTCGACACGGAGTCTGACTGGCAGGACAGGGTCTACGACACGCTGCTGCGGCTCTATCCCACGCAACAGCGCTGCAACAGCCCCGTCTGCCGCCGAATCCTCTTCATGTACGGCGAGGTCTACAAGCACGAGCAACTCAACGACGCCACGCACGATGCGCTCCACGAGATGTTCGGCATCTCGAACATGACGACGTTCAAGCAGATCTCCCTCATGCTGCGCAAAGGCCATGCGGTCTCCGCGGAGGGGGAGGAGGTCTACCTGCCCAACATCCACCGCCTCAGGCTCCCCATGGCCTTCATCCACGGGGCGGAGAACCGCCTCTTCCTGCCCCGGGGAAGCCAGGAGACCTTCAAGCTCCTGAGCGAGAAGAACGGTCCCGACTACTACGTGCGCCACGTCATCCCCGACTACGCACACATGGACTGCTTCATCGGCAAGAACGCCAACAGGGACGTGTATCCCCTCGTCGTGGCGGAGCTCGACAAGCACAGCTGGCCCCAGGGCCCATCCGCGAGCAGGGCGCCATGAAGGACGGACACACCCATCGCGAGGCGCGGGGCGTCCTCGCGGACCTGTTCCAGTACCCGTTCATGTCGGCCCTCGTCGAGCGCCGCACCCGGCGCATCGCCCGGGGCACGTCCATTGAAGCGGGGCCGCTGAGCCACACGAGCACCAACGCGGCGGCGCCGCTCAGCAAGCTCGAGGAGGCCATCCTCATCGCCTCCATGGGCGTCACCGGGGTGACGACCCATGATGGACCGCTCATCAAGCCGGGCGGCGACCTGGAGCTCGGGACACCGTTCCTGAACGTGGCGGCGCGCACCGGGAGCAGCGCCGACAACGCCCAGGCCACCAGCTTCATCATGATCAACGACGAGGGCATCTGGCTCCTGAAGCAGCCCACGGGACGCAAGGCCATCGAGTCGCTCAAGGACCTGCCGCCGAAGTGGACCGACTGGAAGGAGCAGGACTGGCTCCACGCCGCCGAGGCGGCCAAGGTCCGCATCTCCGACCGGCGTCTGGAGTTCCCCCGCGAGTACCCCTACTACCTGGGCTGGAACAAGCAGACATCCAACCGTCCGGGGACGACCCTCTTCTACCCGGTGGTGGACTGCACCCGTCAGTACATCAATGCCCTGCTCATCATGCTCTCCGAGCCGGAGGGCCAGCGTCCCCTCTTCGTGGACGACTGGCGGTCCTTCCACCCGAAGGGCCTGGTGGAGACGCTGGCCTGGCTCGGCGGCAGGCTTGGCCTGGGCCCGCGAATTCCCTATCAGCCCATCGGTGGGCTCAAGTGGATTCGCAATGGCTTCGTCAACAAGGACAACGTCGGGCCGCTCGGGTTCGGCAACACACTGCGGACGGACCACGAGTGCTTCTTCTACCTGCAGAACCTGATGCTCCTATGCCAGGGCATGGGGCTCGGAGGGTGGATTCACAGCGCGGTCTTCACGCCCTACATCTGGCAGCAAGACGCCTCCAAGGGCTGGCACGGCCTGGGGTTCCGGCTGGAGAAGCCCCGGCAGCGAAGCCCCATGCCGCCGGTTCCCGCCTCGCAGCCCAACCCCGTCGGAATCGACGGCATCCTCGAGGGACTGTGCCCGCCGTACGTGAAGTCCATGGACGACGCCGTCGAGCAGGTGCTCGCGGAGAAGTACGGCGAGCACGGCACCTACGGAGACGTCACCGCCTTCGCCCGGTCCTATAACGACGTGAAGAACGCCGACGCGTACCTCAAGAACGCGAGGCGCTTCTCACCGAAGGCCATCGAGTACACGAAGGACATCTGCAACTACATCTTCGACACGTATGGGCGCTTCCCGGCTCACGTGGATGCCTTCTACACCCCGGGCATCTGGCTGCAGTGCGCCCATCTGGAGTTGGAGTACTACGAGAAGTTCTACGACATGGCGCAATACACGCGTCAGGCCGAGCACGACTCGCGGTGGGGCCACCCCGGATGAGGACGTGCCCGTGAAGAGAGCGCTCCAGCTCACCGCGATTGCGCTCACGGCGCTGGTCCTGCTCGCAACGGTGGCGCTCATCGTCATCGAGCCGGGCTGGGCCAAATCCGAGCAGCGGGCGCCGAAGGACACGTTCCTCTACGGCTCCGTGGGCGTCGAGCTCATGCCGCTGCCGGTCCTCCAGGTGATGCCAGACCTCTTCCCGGAGCGCTTCCAGCCCGCGGGGGCGGCCGCCGGGGATTGGATTGACCAGTTCGGCTTCGTCCGCGGAAAGCCTGGCGTGAACGAGGGGCTGCCCATCGGCCTCATGGTCTCCAACTACCGCGCGAAGTCCGGAGACCCGTCCCCCACCCGGTGGGTGGGGTTCAGCTGCGGGCTCTGCCACACCGCCATCATCCAGACCGACGAGCAGGACCCGGGCGTGGTGGTCGTCGGCATGGGGAACCATTCGCTCGACCTCTTCGCGTGGCTCGAGGCGGTGCAGGGCTCGCTGCTGGACGAAGAACGGCTCACCGTCGACACCATCTCCAGGGCCTACGAGGCGCGGTTCAAGAAGCCCCTCGGCGCCGTGGAGCGACTGATGGTCAAGCTCTCGCTGGATGCGGCCCGGGCGGACCTCCAGTCCCACCTGCCGGGCTGGGATGCGCCCCACGAGGCCGCGAAGCTCCGCGTCCCCCGATACCTGACCAACGGGCCGTCCCGCACCCAGGCCTTCCGGGAGCTCGTGCGCTTCTTCATGAACCGCCCCGCGTCCGAGGACCGGGCGCACAGCAAGCTTCCCTCCATCTTCCTCCAGCGGAACCGGGACTGGGCGCAGGCCGATGGGAGCGTCAGCGACCCGACGACCCGGAGCGTCTTCGCGGTGCTCGCCGCGGGCGCGACGCCGGAGAACCTGGTCGTGCCGGGCATCCGCGGCAACCTCCAGCAGGTGGTGGACCTGACACTGCACCTCCAGGGCCCGCGCTACGCGGACGTCTTCCCCAAGCACCCCATCGACCCGGCGAAGGCCGAGCGCGGGCGGAACGTCTACATGCGGTACTGCAATGACTGCCATGGCGCTCCGGGTCCGGACGGGACCTGGCAGCGTGGGCGCCTGCAGGGGCAGGTGATGTCGGTGGAAGCCATTGGCACCGACCCCGAGCGGGTGGGCTTTCGCTACTACGAGCAGCTCATTCCCGCCGTCTACGACGCAATCCCAGACGGGCACCCCTTCAAGCCCAGACGAGACACCTTGCGGAGCACGGGAGGCTATGTCAACGCGCCGCTCGAGTCCGTCTTCACCCGCGTGCCGTATCTCCACAATGGCAGCGTGCTGACCCTGGCGGAGCTCATCAACCGGGTCCCCCGGCGCGAGGTCTTCTACCGGGGAAGGAACTTCTACGACCCGGTGGCGGTCGGCCTGAAGTCGCCGGAGCAGCCAGACAGCAGGCACTACTACCTCTTCGATACCCGGGTGCGGGGCAACTCGAACCGGGGGCATGCCTATCCCTGGGCCTACCAGGGACCGGGCTGGGACCCGGTCGCCCTGGATGACCTGCTCGAGTACCTCAAGACGTTGTGACGGGAGGACGCGACGATGGAAAACCCCAGCCTGCGCGCCGGTATCTCCCTGACGGAGCTCACCGCGACGTTCGTCCCCGCCGGCCTGCTGATTGCGACCTCGCTGCTCGCGGCCGAGTTCACCTTGAGCCTGGACCGGTACCGCGCCCTCTACCCGCTCTGGGCCGCGGCCGCCCTGGCCATCCCCGCGGTCTACGCCCATGTGGCGGCCGACGGCGTGCGTTCGATGCAGCGCTACTGGCTCCTGTTCTGGACCTTCAGCTTCGCGGCGTTCCTGATTCACCTGGGCTATTCGTTCAAGGGCTACCACCGGGGCTCCTGGCTCGAGGTCGCGCTCGCCGCGGTATGGGCCGTGGACCTGGCGCTCGGCTGGTTCAGCGACTCGCAGGCGCGGTGGGTGGCCTTCCTGCGGGCCGGCGTGCTCCTGGGCGTGCTCGCCTGGTTCACGTACGCGCTGGTGAGTCATTCCGGAGAGTGGCTGCCGTTGCTGCTCGGCTTCGCCCTCGTGGGCGCCGCGGTGCTGGGCCTCTGGCCACGAGGCTGAGCGCGAGAAAGGGGGAGTCCGATGAGGTCCATGAGAAGTGACTCGACAGGCGAGGTGTCCTCGCAGGCCCGTCCGCGCGGGCTCACCGCGCTGAGCGCCACGCAAATCGCCGAGAGCGTCAGCAAGGGTGAGCTCTCCGCCGCCGAGGTCGTGGAGGCATTCATCCATCGCATCGAGGAGGTGGACGGGCGGCTGAATGCCGTGGTCACCCGTCGCTTCGGCCAGGCGCGAGCGGATGCGCGCGAGCTCGATGCGGCGCGCGCCCGCGGTGAGCCCCTGGGGCCGCTCGCCGGCGTCCCCATGACGGTCAAGGACCCGTTCGACGTCGCCGGATTGCCGACGACCTTCGGCCTGCCGACGCGCGGCAATCACGTGGCCCGGGAGGACGGCCCCCTCGTGAAGAGGCTGCGCGGCGCGGGCGCCGT comes from Pyxidicoccus parkwaysis and encodes:
- a CDS encoding alpha/beta hydrolase, with amino-acid sequence MRGYFSPLVKDDYKKGYEVGRAADSPFEFTVTITADDIDQMVRDSSHMSRLEGTVVAPALSATPLTVREGWFSLFARDPDRALTRKMNYGMPMTTSDGKAFYMEGFKTIHDDLGPDLWSDTTTLYITLHEGRDANGPVLGKGIVKIEVADFKKQLASMEAVNAKSPAEALRAVAKLGEFFTGVLSEIYGGIFAQSSIFNPSAPPRPQRKPRLGEPDVHFVNTRDGVRLRLTRYEGGRKGPVMLSPGFGTSSLAWTIDTTEQNLPEFLYERGYDVWTFDYRASPALPSASTQFSLDDIALYDYPAAVDTVRSVSGADDVQMVAHCVGSLTLLMSMTAGLEGIRSVVSSQLTLHPVGPTLNEIKAGLYLASFLSTLGVDTLNTDFDTESDWQDRVYDTLLRLYPTQQRCNSPVCRRILFMYGEVYKHEQLNDATHDALHEMFGISNMTTFKQISLMLRKGHAVSAEGEEVYLPNIHRLRLPMAFIHGAENRLFLPRGSQETFKLLSEKNGPDYYVRHVIPDYAHMDCFIGKNANRDVYPLVVAELDKHSWPQGPSASRAP